DNA sequence from the Anthonomus grandis grandis chromosome 9, icAntGran1.3, whole genome shotgun sequence genome:
TGCAGCAATATTTTGCTTTGTAAGTGTCCAAAATAATCTATGTAGTattatttgttgtaaaaatatgtatatatgttAAGTACCCTGAAATTCACCGCCGAACACTTGTTTTGACCCAAGGGATACATCTCAAACTTTCGGTAGTTTATTTGAGTTTTTGACTGATTTTTTATGCTAAGTATATAATGAAAcgttttagttttaagttttaagaatACTCTATCAGCTGttgaaagttgaaattttgaatatttagagTAAATCGATGTATATTAACATTAGATGTAAGGCTttcttttacataaaatttaggaaattaacatttttttaagtgtcAAATTGTAAGACATGCGTATGTGCAAATATTGTTTATTACCCAGTGCAAAAACTGCCTTAACTATATTATTGGATTATTTTTTGTacacattatttacaataaaatgtttataaattgtattctgatttgtttttttcttctgtAGCCTtcctttccttttttaaaaacgtacTGGGTTATGtatatactttaaaaatcatactagagttaagattttttaaacatagTTTAAGATTCAAGTTATGGACATCCTATATATTGGGGAGGCGAAGGATTTAAACGGCCctctattttaatataataataataagcctttatttccaacaggcaacttgcccaataacaggaaacagttgcaaaacaatgaaaaatatagttaaaaaaacacacacacaaacaaacctaaaagaaagaaaaaaagtaaagtaaagtcacaatctcaaaagttatccaaaaaattagaataaataactattaatatgatataaaacttaattataaaagtttaacaagataatcacatattcaacaaaattaaattaactgcaatatacctactaactataacttaaacacatgggtcttaatcccaagagtaatgatccaccaagatatcgacaatcacatgaaccggagagaaatttacatcgcacatgtgacagatcacagatccgattaaatatagcgcatattgtatatagtggcgatttcaacaggatgttagtatgaggccttggcagaaagaatgttaggggatgtctagcattaagcctaggcaccatgaaacgtacaccagaaagaagtacaggactatcaatgaatccattcagtaacccatgcaggaattttacagagaagatcattcttctgagatgtaatggatgtagattgaagcgttccataTCCAGCGttaatagttgccgatgatcaaacccccttaccggatatatggcatcctgcctgaaggcttAAAACTTaccaaatctacgctgaacagattcaaggagaccaacatgattctgatagagcgggttccatataatgcagccaaactccagttttgatttcacaaagcaacagaaaagcagtcttaatgtagattccaaagtaaaactctgagaacttctaattatgaacccaagccttctcagggctgacttgactatgttgttgaagtgtggaacgaatgtaaatttagagtcaaaggtgataccaagatcagtaatttgctttaatctactcaaaatagtatcattaataaagtaattaaaatttaagggtgtttttgatctagagtaactgaccacactacatttagccgcattcaagcctaacctgttaacagctagcgcaccatacctccaatgcatttagacagttctgaagaaaaacacaatcctccaaaccatatacatttaaatatagcttcaaatcatcggcaaaagccagcctatgccaagtgagtgactcaatcaagtcatttataaaaaaactaaacaggagcggacccatcaggttcgagccctgtggcacacccgacgttactttaaaaagtttcgatttaaagccctcatattccacatattgagatctaccaatcaagtaggaatgaaataaattaaataatctccctaaAAAACCAGTTTAATTTATGcagagttaatttatgcagcaaaatatagtgatctatccgatcaaaggctttttggaagtctgtatatataacatcgacttgagtattaacatcaagtgattcacagatgtggctagacagacaggataagttagtaacacaagatcgcccgctaaaaaatccatgctggtctacagagatgagttcttttgcgtgactaaatagcgaccgattcaagataatttcgaaaatttttgagaagttacagagtaatgagattggtctgtagttcacgatttgatcagagtccccagcttttaaaataggtattattttagcagtcttccaaatttcaggaatttgttctgttgacagtattaagttgaaaatgtagatcagcggatcagccaggacaccaatgcaatctttaaccaagaagcgaggcacaccgtctacaccaggtgttaacttatttttgagttttttactagccaaaataatctgggaagcatcaacgttggaaatgtcaaagtggggcacattatcagacgtcgacgaatggttaatgaaatttgattgtataaatgcctcaccaaagaacagtgcaaaagcatcaactatgtcttgtgggtctttaattaccacgtcatcgggtagcctcatcataccaggaatccttGTGCCAGCCTTcctagaaccaataaaattccaaaagctagatgggtccaaagaaatattcctttcggtgtttgatatatacaacttatattcattgcgtatttgtagtttgataaggcgtctaagagaatggaatttactttgaaagaatggagaattgtacattttaaagtccttgaaagccttttctttcctatagATGTTCTTAGTCAActctcgagaataataatttggaaatcttcttttatgttgctgcttaagaggaatgtgtgcggcaaatatgccattcaatatatcatatagggcCCCACATGCATCATTattaacgttagaggataaatacacagtagaccagtcagcttcaaggatcgagtcataaaggagatggaagttggcctttctaaaattaaaagaatgggataagtttttattaagctgaaaattatataatatgattttaccatgaaattattaaaatttggtatttttttttaataaaatagatattcTCGGCTTGAATCGATTacatttttacattatatttatgaattaattaaacataataGTAATTATGATATGTTCGTAATTaagtttcataattttttatgacctTAACAGAAATCAGCAGGAAACCGTTGTTTAAGGGATATCTCTGAAAATCTGCATATTAGCCTGTTGGTCACCTTGTAGCACCAGTATATTaagctctttttttttaattacaaatctttggatttgttttattgttgttaaatgaaagattaaaatatttgctaGGATTTTTGCAATACAGTCGTAATAAATATACCGACCGATTAGTGCTATATACTCTGTGATTAAGTGCTGTTAATTTCTTGATGACTAATATAAatgtcttattattattttttacgaGAAAATTGACTTAAACTTGACAAGAAATCTTGATCTTAGACACGTCTATATacctaaattttcaatattaattttctccTCATCATCAATGCTGCTTATCTGCTTATAATCTAAGAAGactctttttttatatagaaagaacCACCAAGTTTTAATGATTTGGTGATATAATtgtaattgaaataaaagtacGGTCTAAAAATCCTTAGTGTCCAGGACTAAGGAACcaaattaaagaatattaagcTTAGAATCAGATTCAACATCAAATGTATATAAATCCCAGCAGATTTCAAGatctatgtgacaagatcaatcagtgttttccttaAAAGagacttaaaatgaaaaatagaaaaccatgggtcacagcaggcctcagaactttagctaaaaacctccgttttttggctaagttctgctagtttacaactaatgcaaacattattctttatcatcagaaatatcgtagtctatacagaaagacgataaaagcagcaaaggttaaatattatagtgaccgcttgaatatgtcctcaaataggcagagagaatgttggtcaattataaatgacttcaggcattctcacaagaaagtttcagaaccagaagtaagactaaatagtttaaatgattattactgtaatattcctcatttattgctcaaggatgtgaatactaatattgatcctttgcattatattcaacaagtgtcagttcaaaattcttttttcttttatcctgttagccttactgacgttagagatgcaattaaaagcttaaaaaaccataaatcagctggagctgatgggatatcatcaaaattactactccttttgcctgactcagcattgaatgccttagtttctgccataaacaattcctttcataatggcatctttccagcatgttggaaggaggcagtggttaaccctctttataagggtggagatttgagtgagccttgtaatttccgtccaaattctatattatctaataaaatggaaaactataattaaaattcttaccaaaccagaattaattaaattaaaaacaaattttgaaatataggTTGctttcacacgaacaaaattAAGATGAATTTTTTACCTTGGACCAAGATTGtctaatataaaatttggtatatattatttagaatttgtatataagaaaatttatgcATATGCATGGgtgtttgaatttttctttcttgtttttttaagcAGAAGTACAACCTTAAGCAAATGTAAATGTTAATCTTTTTGATGTTGTTGataaagcaaattatttaattaacattttacccaatcttttattttttatttaagataataaaaaataaaagattagataaaatgttaaaatctaAATGGTAAGAAATAAAGACAGAGTAAATCTTCCTTATATAAATCTCAAACATTATTGGTGTGAGTCGAATTGCTTAAGGAAAAGTGCATGTTATAATAGAATTTTATATATCTTGGTATacaaccttagaacattgaaaggcctcaATTCTTCGCCTTTCAATTCGCtcgcctttcaatgttctaagtataCAACCAATATATCCCTAAACTAATTTACAAATAatcaatatctttaaaaaaatctgaatttttcAGGATTTCACTCTTATTATGATTCcagtttatatatatatatatgaccATCAAGTTTTATCTTATAACTTTATCGTTTTAAGAATACAGGGTTTCAAGCTATAGTTGTtaagaacttttatatttaaaaagttcttaaaaacttaaaatggattAGCGTTTCAAAGCGAAAGTAGTATTTTAAGTTTCCCGCCAATCTATAGacgtaattttaatttgtttcgtAAGAAGTGGCGTGGCGCTGTAATCGCATATAGAGAATTCgtaaattttagacattttgcgaaacaaaaagttgttttttttccttgtcAATTTTTCTTGTAGTTACCTTTATTTAGTTatccttttttatttagaaattggTTGTAATACTGAGGTCAGGAGAAGgtgcaattattattctttagaaTTTACCTAAAAATCCTTAGGGCTAGAAAATGCTGTAACTTCTCCCTAGAAGTAGGGACAATTCCCTAGAAACGGCATCGCTGTATGAATGCCGTTGCTCATGTTAAGAAGATTGGAGGCAGGAGAGATATCTCCAATTGCctgcctaaataaaaaaattttgtgttttaatttctAGCTTGGTCTTgtctcatttttatttatgatagaAAATATTgagtgtttttaaatttgtaattacTTTGTAAGGTATTATGTTTTCTACTTTTAGATTGTAGTACTGTTTGGACCTGTTTCTCAGATTTCcttgtataatatttattatagagaAACGAGAATATATACTATTTCTCTGTCACTCCCCCTGTTACAGGTTCTCCGTCTACATATTTCGGCTTGTTTACATgctgatttttatttacttttttcagaTGGGCGTTGCACAAACGCTTGTCCTTGAATAGAATTGTGGGAGTAGCGAACTAGCCATACAGGATTTGGCTCATCCAGCACAGGCACGATATCTCTCCTCCCTGCAGTCTTCTTGCCCATGACTTATACTGATTGACGGGTGACAGCTGTCATCGTTTTGTTTCTTCTTCTCTTATACTGGGCTTAATTCCCTATAAGGTTGTGTTGGTCTAAGCGACCTTGGCTATTCCCATCACTTTCTGCGGACGGCCCTTCTCCTGTATATACGAAAGTAAAGGGTATAGACTTCTTCTACTTAGTACTCTTATGCTGTGGAATCTTCAGACGAGGCGccaaaatacaatacaaaaatgtatatcaCCATAGACAGCTGTCATTTGGGTCGGCCATCTTGTGTCGTGACGTCACTTATCAGCTGTGTTCGGGTAGATAGTGGGGGGACGGGGGCAAACTTCAATCTTTGATGGCGAAGCCAACAACAATAtacttttatggaaaattaaCGCAAAATTGGTGTGTGTATATCCTGACCCCTTTATCAGTCCTTGATCTTGGCTGCGTCGATAACGGGGGCCTCAACTCATCTCGGCTAGTTCTCTCGCACGGTCCGAAATATGTCGCAGTAAAAACCgaaaaattgtgaaaagttttttttttgtgaggtaTTTACCATGTCCTCCTACTTGGTGCAACATAAGGCCCTGGAGAAGCCAGTGGGCAAAGAATCAATCCATTCTGGACAGTTTATGGTATCCCAGTTCGAAGCAGAAGAGCAGGATGATGAGGATAATGTTGCAGTGCCTATACCCGAAGTAATCGAAGACAGCAAAGTTATTGTGCCTGTCCAGGTTTATATAAGGGAAAATGTGGATTCTAGTAATAATAGGAAGACACAACAGCAATTGTTTATTGACCAGAGTCTTGCTAAATTGTTTCAGTGCATGTCATTGGCATACAGGTAAGATACTTTTGTTTTTCCATGGTTCCCAATTGCAAATTGTTTACTGGTGATATGACTTAACAGTACCATTTTATGTTGTTGCTATGTAAGAATCCTTAGCAAAGGTTatcattcaaaaattttttttcatgtcaaaagcaataatttgtttaaaactagGACTGGTCAGTAATAATTACCTAATAccttgttgttttattgtgtacATCATTATTTGTGTACACATCTTTAATCAGATAACATGAGATAAGCATAGTAGTTTTCTTAATGGCAGTAGACAAGCATGTTTTATTGATGGAATATTACATGTTTTAGTTAGAAAGGCATTTACTGAACTTCAGAGACGTCTAGGATGTAAAATTTGGGATAAATACTTGAGATAAGGTGAATGTTTTagttatcataaataaaatattctaggtaaacaacttttatataacttaagattatttttaaaatattataaaatgtacTTCACaagtcaaattattaaaaaaatctgagcACATTATCTTGCTATAAATTTACCTccttttttatacaaatttttttttaaaattattcctatGTTAGTAAGGAACGAACCATAGGATATTTAGACTATTGCATTGCCATAGTCCAGAATAAGCCTGTTTGCATAAAAGTAATTGCTAAATGTCTCCTAATCACAATATTTTCACCATGTGTAATcctattttactaaaaatattggTCCTTATTGCTGTGATAATCAATATTCAGGTTTGTTATTAATGTCACATCAAAGAATGTTCATACACATCAAATAGGATAAACTTAGTAgtatacataattaaaatctaaactcctttattagtaataataattcttaaattattaattataataattattttatttcctcaGTATGTATAGAAAAATACAGTTCTTTACGTGAAGAAAaggttaaaatatattattaaaaccaGTAAAACTTTAgccttttgttaaaattaatatatttgggGAGTCTATGACATTGACTTAAATGGTTAAAAATCTTACaggaattataaatattacttttttgataaaaggatGTTTGGTGAGCATTTGACAAAAGAAGTTCGCTCCTATGTGTATTGTACAGAGGCCTATTTGCTTGAAAAAatgatctattttttttaacataagtaattatttcataaatataccCTCCAAGTACCTTCTTTTCTTTAAAGTCCTCCCTACATGAGTGTCTATACTCAATGCTGCTAACTATTCTAATTGCAtactttagaattaaaaatatgccTGTGAGCTTACACCACAGTTGACTTATACTATAATgcaaaaatgaatgaaaattgGCATAGTACAATATTAAAAGTGCATCCTACAATaatctgaaatatatttcaaagTATAACAACTACTTCTCAATCTGTTACATAGATTTTCAATATGAGACTCCGATTTCAAGTCTTGATCAAAAACACTCGGAAACTACCCATTGGCAACAACTTATTCTGTGTATTCCTAAAtaaaatgtcattgtcaaggacTGGTTCATTCTGTGAAAATCAAACAAAATGGGGTATTATCTCTATAAGACTTAAGCTGTTCTTTTCAGACCATCAAATTatgcatacataaatatatatatatttttttttacaattttcttgaggtattcctgattttttaacaattttcttgaGGACCTATACTTCAAGAAAAttgttacaaaattttttgttatttaactaGTCGGCCGAGACTACCCCTCTGTATATATAAGAATTCAAAAACTCTTCACAGGATTAtcgaatacattttttaatcctCCCTTaagtcttcttttaaaattatttagaggcAGTTGTCTAATAATGTCAATCCCTTCAAatccctattaaaaaaaaatattcccatTAAAGAAGGATCACTGTGatagctttttttatttctaacttttttaaataaccaaaTACTCAATTACATATCCTGAGACCCGAGTTTCTTTGGCAAGTTTTCAATCTTGACATTTCACCTCAAATCCGGGTCTACAAGTAtgtccaaaaattttaacacttGTAATGCCCACATTCACCCCTTGAAGACCATGCACAGCACAGCCCTCGACTGTGCATCAGGAAGTCCCATCATTATAGAGACAGCCTACATTCCCAATTAGCATTAAATCATTGatgtaaattaagaaaattattggtGCCAGTATAGATCCCTGGCGCACACCACTATTTATTTCTCTCTCTGCTGACAACACTCCATCAACCCTGACTACCTGTTTAAGGTTTGATTAAATATGATTCAATGAACTGTCTACTATTATCATATAAATTATAAGATTCAGCTTATGCATCACAAAAGCCTTGTCAAGGTCACAAAACACATTAGAGAAGTAATCCAGTCTTTAAACCTTGATTTTAATTGATTGGTATATGGTATTTGTAAAACATATAATTGCCTTGagacataaataatttttggacacCTCTTAAAACTCCTCCTTTTTACTTGTCATAACTATGTTGTCATTTTTTGAGGTATATTAAGATTCTGTACAAATACAtgcattttatatttagaaataaataattacattatatgTATTAAATAAGAGGTATAGCAATATTGCCTCAGAATACAATATGATTGGGAAATATgtgtaataaaatttgatttaatctcaaaatattcatgaaatttacttattttaagcaTTTCACTGTTAAAGTTTAGAATATGgtgacaatatttttttgagcaatttaTTGAACTAAGCTTTCATGGgacatgaaaaaaatataagataaataaataatcattagtCAATTGAATAGTTCTTCTACACACTACATAGCAATTGTTAATTTCAATATGATTGTGAACACGGAAATTGTGACAGACATTCATCAAACATAAAAAAGGATATCTATCTGTCTTTTTATCTATTACTTTtatatgtttgttttattatcatatttaacATAAGGTTGTGCCACATCAATTTACCATGTTACACAAACCAATATAGTTTCCACTAGATctcgataattttttaataactcatGATAGATTAGACATAGATTTCAGCAGTTTGTTATTTCTGAaggtttatatttaattattttatacatcaaaattggtttttagaCTAATAACTATTgatgtatattttttagctaAGATGACTATGATTTTgcataaagaaaattataatatcattCAAAACATCATTGGGTGAAGTCCTcttctatattttaattattcttaatataaacatattttttatttaatagaaatttaacTAGGATTATAAATGACCTTACCAGGCTGTTACAGttaactgataataattttttaggtggGTTTATATCAGTTTCCATATTATCTTCTCTGTATACATATAGATAATATGTAATAAGTTTAATAATGTATATGCAGGACAATTTTTCTACTGGAATGTTAAGTGAGAAAACATACTTCagttaaatttagaaattatttaaatttgattaaagcattaaaaaatgaGTAGTCATGATAAATCAGGTTTCTAGaactaatatatatatttcatattaaGAAAAGTAGGCAATAGCACTGGGCTAGATGCATTAAATTTACAATGAAAAAGCAAATCCTAATCTGaacatgtaaataaattaagtaaacaCAGGATTACCCAATCTATTAgataataatgaatttatataaaagGTAGTTTACATGTCAATGAGGATTTCCTGAATATACAGACTGCTGAAAACCCAACTCTTTACATTtccaagaaaataattataattattaattgtatgTCGTCATTAAACACAtaatgcattttaaatatttgtctgGTGGACTCACTATACATAAGTTCCTGTAAATTCTGTGGTTAGAAAATACCAAATACAAAAGTCATTCAttacttagaaaaaaaattacatacagttgtaaattttgtattacACTGGGAATTTATcattgatataattaatcaaaTCAATTACTCTGCAGGAGTACCCATACTCGTTGTCGTACCAGGCAATAAGTTTAACGAAATTCTCATTCAGTGAAATGCCCGCTCCCGCATCAAAGACGCAACTCCTGCTGTCCCCATTGCAATCTGTGGATACCAACTGTTCTTCAGAGTAACCCATAATGCCTTTAAATTGTCCTGAACAAGcctcttttattttagttttgatatCTTCCATAGAAGCCGCTTTACCTGATAAAACACAACTaataaaactcattattgaTATCAGTCATGACTCACCCAATCTACAAGTTAAATCCACCACAGACACATTGGGTACTGGAACCCTAAAAGCCATGCCGgttaattttccttttaagtCGGGTATAACTTTGGTGACGGCCTTGGCCGCCCCCGTGGATGCGGGAATAATATTCTGCCCCGCACCTCTGCCATCCCTCCAATTCTTCCCGGATGGTCCGTCCACGGTCTTCTGGGTGGCAGTGGTGGCGTGAACGGTAGTCATGAGACCCTCGACGATTTCGAAGTTATCGTGGACCACTTTGGCTAGTGGTGCCAGGCAGTTGGTTGTGCATGAAGCATTCGAAATCACCTTTAACGACCATTATATAGAAAAGTGCCACAATATATTAGAAATCTTGGGTTCAAGCATTCTTAAAACTACAACATACTTAAAGTATTTAAGGGTGTAGTAAACTTACTCTAAGtaagtttaaataaacaaacataacttTTTGGATGAATGAATATAAAGATCTTAAGGGcaaaaagttataattaaaataaaaattggcatATGGTGCCTATGGTAATGTAGAACTTAGTATAAATACAGATGCTAAGTGTTTTTGGTCCTATATTTGTAGCcaaatttcttataataataattctatatctggaaaatattgcAAGTTGTGAAGTATTTTAGTTTCTTTCTGATTTGTCCATTAACCAGGTAAAGTTATCTTAGTCGACAATCTTCAATATATCCAAAAGTTTGGCATTTAAGCAAAGTAaaaccattatttaaaaaaggtgcCAAGAATGATGCAACAAATTATCGTCCAGTTACGATTCTCAGTGCAatctcaaaagttttaaaattggtCTTATTTAATAGACTCTATGATGACGTCAAGTTCAACATATCTGAGCACCAACATGAATTTTTATCTAAGAACTCTACATTGACCAGTATAGACGTTATTTATACTGATGGTGAGGGCTTTGATAAAGTAAACAgcaatattataaaactttttaagaaaataacgTCAATATTAACTCCTTTATATATTTGACATCATATTTGTCAAATAGGCAACAATTTGTTAAAGTGTCAAGTCTGAAATCTACAG
Encoded proteins:
- the LOC126740149 gene encoding glyceraldehyde-3-phosphate dehydrogenase 2-like; the encoded protein is MVCIGINGFGRIGRLVVRIAISKGIQVGGINDPFLDPAYMVYLFKYDSTHGIFKGCVNTDGKHLIVNGQKIAVFNEKDPTKIPWGDSGVQYVVECTGVFTTIEKASQHITGGAKRVIISAPSSDAPMYVCGVNWDKYEPSQTVISNASCTTNCLAPLAKVVHDNFEIVEGLMTTVHATTATQKTVDGPSGKNWRDGRGAGQNIIPASTGAAKAVTKVIPDLKGKLTGMAFRVPVPNVSVVDLTCRLGKAASMEDIKTKIKEACSGQFKGIMGYSEEQLVSTDCNGDSRSCVFDAGAGISLNENFVKLIAWYDNEYGYSCRVIDLINYINDKFPV